TACCGAAGCATTCGCGTTTGTATTTCAGTCACGCGACCTGGATGTGCTGGGTATCGACACAAAAAATGAACAGCAGGAGCTCTTCAAGGCCCTGGATACCTACTGGTCCACCTGTGAAATCGCAGCCGTTGGCCTGGTCGATCTGCGCGTATGGCGCTGGCTGTACAATCACCCCGATGCCAACGCGGCAGACCTGAAAGCCGCAGTGATTCAAATAGCAAAAGACGTGTGGAATGAATACTATGCACCGCTGATCGGACATGACGATTCCATGCTGCTGGCCATTTATTCCCATATGATCGCCAATGGTTTATATCTTCCCGATTATTCTCTGGGACATTTGATCATGTTCCAGATTGAACAGTATTTAAAAAACAAACCATTGGGAAAAGAAATGGAACGTATGTGCCGGTTGGGACGTTTAACCCCGAATTTTTGGATGAAACAGGCAGTCAATGAGCCCGTCTCTTCTGAATCATTACTGAAAGCAACACAGCAAGCCGTAAAGGCGTTAAAGTAGAAACATACAAGGTGTTTTGTATGCAGGAAACAATTTTTGCCACGGATTTCGGCAGATGGGTACTCTTGCCCGCACTCATTTTTTTGGCCAGAGTCAGCGATGTCTCTATCGGAACGATTCGCATTATCTTTGTTTCGCGGGGGCAAAAATTACTGGCGCCGCTGCTGGGATTTTTTGAAATCATGATCTGGCTTTTGGCTATTGGCCAGATTATGCATAATTTGAGTAACTTTTTATGCGTGTTTGCCTATGCAGCAGGATTCTCAACCGGCAATCTGGTGGGAATCTGGATCGAAAAAAAACTGGCGGTCGGCAAAGTATTGGTGCGTATCATCACACAAAAAGGTGCAAATAATCTTGTGGAATCATTGCGTGAGCACGGATTCGGTGCCACTCATATTCCAGCGGAAGGTTCTCGCGGACCGGTCAGCGTTATATACAGCATAATCAATCGCAAAGATATCTATAAAATATACAAGATGATCAACCATTTTAACCCCAAGTCCTTTTATACAATTGAAGATATCCGCGAACTCAACTATGGCATTTTCCCGGAACGAATATCTCTGGCTCCCCGTTTGACATTCATGAATCGAATCCGCTCAACCCGCATCTTTACAAAACATAAAGAAAAATAGCCGGCAGACCGGCCCTGTATTTAACCCCGAAAAATTGAATTATTACTTGTTTTTTAGGCCAGTGTATTGTATTTTGTTAAGCTTTGTCCTAAAAAATTGTGAGGGGCGTCTAAAAGAGGAAAACGTTAGACCAAGTGAAACTTGTAGAACTGAACATAGTCGGATTCAAGTCGTTTGCGAAAAAGACCCATATCCTGATGCATGACGGCATTACCGCCATCGTCGGTCCAAACGGCTGTGGAAAAAGTAATATTGTCGACGCGATACGCTGGGTCATGGGAGAACAACGCACCAGCGCACTCCGAAGTGAAAAAATGGACAATGTCATTTTCAGCGGTTCGGCAAGCGCCAAAGCCGTTGGCATGGCTGAAGTGTCTTTGCGCATCGAAAATGATGATAACAGATTGCCGGTTGATTACTCTGAAGTGGTGATCACCCGCCGTCTCTTTCGTTCCGGAGAGAGCCAGTACCTGATTAACGGCAACCAATGCCGTCTCAAAGACATCAATGATCTTTTCATGGACACCGGAATGACCGGTCAATCCTATTCTGTTATCGAACTGCCGCAGGTGGACAAAATTTTGAACGGCGCTCCGGAAGAACGCAGCCGCATTTTTGAAGAAGCCGCAGGCATCACAAAATTCAAACAGCGCCGCCGGCTCACCTTGCGAAAACTGGATGCCACAGAAAAAGACCTGAACCGCGTGAATGACATTTTAGCAGAAGTTGAGAAAAAAGTCCGCAGTCTGCAACGCCAGGTCACCAAGGCCCGCCGCTATCAGGAACTGTCTGAAGAACTGAAAGACCAGGACATCAAACTGGCCACTCATGATTACGTGAACCTGATCGATGAACTTGAACCGCTTGAGACAAAACGCAATCATCTGGTCGATGAACGCGAGGAGGTCATGGCATCCCTTTCCAACAAGGAAGCCGATTTTGAATCCTGCAAAACCCGGCTCCTGGAACTGGAACAGAAACTCTCGCATGAACAATCGACCTATAACAATTATTATAAAAATATTCAAAAATTTGAAGAACGTGTACTGGTCAACAAAGAGCGTATCCGCAGTCTCGAGGAAATGCAAAAGCGCTATGACGATGAACGCGAACATCTGGTCGAGCAGCTGAACAGTCTGGAACAGGACCTGGATCAAGCCAATTACGAAACCAAACGCGTCAAAAAAGATCTAGATGCCGCCAAAGAACAATACGCAACGTTAAATACCGAATATCAATCCGTTCGTCAGGACTATGATGACAAACGGGCGGCGTTCAAGGATAAAGAAGCCGAGATTTTGTACATCACGGAACAAATCTCGTCAAAGTTGAACGAAGGAGAGCGACTGCGTGCGACAGAAGAAAGTCTCAGCCAGCGCATGCAGGACATTGATGCCCATGTAACCCGGCAAAAAGAACAGTTTCATGACATTTCACGGTCATTGAGCGAACTCCGAACCGCTGAAGCGGAACTGACGCAGCGCTATGAACAGACCCTTGAACATCACACGCAGGCTGAACGCAAGGCCAATGAAGCCCGCAGTGCAGCGGACGGTTTACGCAAAACGGACTTGCAGGATCAGAACCGCATCGAGGTTTTGGAAAACAATGCTGAAATGATTCGAAAGGTTTTGGAAAACTATCAGGATTACCCCTCGGGCGTTCGCTATCTTGCCACATTGAAATCAGATAATTTCAAATCGTTCGGAACTGTGGCCAATGCGTTGCATGTCGATTCTGAACATCGCACCGCCATTTCCGCGGCATTGGGCGAGGCTGCGGCTTATCTGATCGTTAACAATATCAACGACGCCACCACCGGTATCGGGCTGCTTCAGCAGGAACGCAAAGGCGTGGTATCATTTTTACCTCTTGAAGCCATACCCGACGGTCATTCAGAACATCCTCACATTGAAGACCTGGGGGTGGTAGACTGGGCGGATCAGGTCGTACGCTGTCAAGACCGCTTTCGCCCCATCTTGAATATGTTGCTAACTCCCTTTCTCATTGTTCAGGATCTTGAAACTGCGAACCGTCTCTATGAGACAGCCGCGGGTAAAAAGGTCAATCTGGTCACACTTGCCGGTGAAGTTCTGGGGCATTGGGGACTGATACGCGGAGGCAGCCACAGCAAACGTCAATCTGATTTTGTCGGACGTCAGGAAGAACTGGAACAGATTCAAAACGAAATGCAGGAAATCAAACAAGCTTCCGAACGCCGTCAACAGAGAATCCAGGAACTGGATGCCTCTGAAACGGAAACAAGACAACAGGCGGAATCGCTTCAGGAAGAGCTCAAAAATCTGGAGCAGGAGTTGTCCCGCAAACGCGTTGATCTCGGGCGGGTTGAATATGAATACAAAAGCATCCGGGAATCCATAGAAACCCAAACGTCTGAAAAACAGGAACTCTTTAAACGGGTCACAGCAGTGGGGAAAATCTGAAATCCCAGGACAGCACCGCCCAGGCCCTGAAAGAAAAACGAGCAATCCTGGCCAAAGAAACATCCGAGTTGGAACAGGCTGTGCAGAATATCGAGAAAGAGACCATCAGCGCATCGGAAAAAGTGCATCATATCCAGGTCAAAGTGGCCGAAATGTCGAGTGAATTCAATGGCTCCGAACGCCAACGCGATTCTGTACGCGAACAGATACAGAGCACCCAGAAAATGATCGAGCAGCGGGATCGGGAAAATGCACAGGCTTTTAAAGAAATTGAAGAGCTGAATCAAGTCAATAAAGAGTACAATGAACGTATCGGACACATGCAGGAAAAACTGCAGGAAGCAAAAGAAAAACTGGAAGAACTCGAGGATGAACAGTACAATGTGAACGTGCAAACCGATGAGCAGGAAAAAGAAATCCGGGAATACCGCAAACAGGCCGAACAGCAGAATCAGGCGATCCATGAAGCGGACCTGAGATTGTCCGAGCTGCGCATGAAGCGCGACTCGTTGACCGCTCAGATGCAGGAAGAGTATGAATTCAAACTCACCCGCCAGCCCAAAGACCCGGACTTTAATATTGAACAAGCACGCGAAAAAACCCGTGAAATTCGCGAACACATCAAAAAAATGGGACCGGTCAACCTGCTTGCCCTGAAAGAGTACGAAGCAGAAAAAGAACGCTTTGACTTTTTATCAAGTCAACGCGATGATTTGCTCAAAGCCAAGGGCGACCTTGCCGAAACGATCAATATCATCAACAATACAGCCAAGGAAAAACTGGAAGAGACCTTTACCGATATTCAGAAAAATTTTACCCAGGTGTTCCAGAACTTTTTCCACGGCGGCCGCGCAAATTTGGTATTGCGCGAGGGCGAAGACCCGCTTGACATCAATGTGGACATTTACGCCGCACCCGCCGGGAAAAAACCGGCATCCCTGCAGCTGCTTTCAGGCGGAGAAAAGTCCCTGACCGCTGTATCCCTGTTGTTTGCTATTTACCTGGTCAAGCCCAGCCCGTTTTGCATTTTTGACGAGGTGGATGCACCGCTTGACGACAAAAATGTTCAGCGGTTTGCCACAGCCCTCAATGAGCTGTCTGACGGCACCCAGTTTATCATCGTGACACACAACAAGTTGACCATGCGTTCCGCCAAACAATTATACGGTGTCACCATGGAACAGGAAGGCGTGTCCAAAGTAGTATCTGTAAAATTTGAAAACGCAGAACAGTATGTTGAACAGGAGTGATATGTTAAAACATCTATTATTTTCAGCGTTTCTCACTGTATTCTGCACCGCCGGCCTGGCACAGGATACAACAATCGTAAAAGAGTCAGAGTTTTTTCTAAACCTGGACTGGACTCGCTTCAGAGGAAATGACTCTTTAACCTATTTCGAGTTCAGCGGGGCTGTCAGCAGGAATTTGCCCACTTATCAACAGGAAAACGACAGGTATTCCGGAGAGTTTATCGTGGATGCCGCAGTGTTTCAACATGATTCATTGATTGAGCGGAAAATCTGGCGAAATGTTGACCATGTGGACAGCCTTTCGCAAGTACAATCAGATAAAATGCTGTCTTTTATCAATCATTTTTTTCTCAGTCCCGGCAATTATCAGCTATCGCTCTCCGTTTTTGATGCTGTAGACTCTATAAATACGGTCTCTCGATCATTGTCAGTACCCATCATTGGTTTTTCAGACTCTTTGGCTATGAGTGATGTTCAAATGGCATCACATATTGAACAATCCAGAGACAAAGGGCCCTTTGTTAAAAACGGCTTCCGGGTGCTGCCGAACACATCAAGGATCTATGGTCTAAGCTTACCCATTTTATACACATATGCTGAAATTTATAATCTGTCCAGCCCCAAAGAGGCAAAGTATAACACGTATTCGGTCGAATATAACATCTATGATACAGATGCAAACAGGGCAAAGCCTCCTGTCCGGCGCGTTTTTCAAAAGCCCGGACATTCAGCCGTTGCCGTCAACCAGATAACCGTTACCAATCTGTTCTCGGGAACGTATTTACTCAATGTAAAAGTCGTGGATCACGATTTAAATGATTCATTATCCGTGAATCGTAAATTTTATGTGTACCGTCGGGATGATTTTGCAAAAAATAGTCAGCCCCGGCAGACATCCCAAAAAGGCAGTTCATTCAAGGCCTCTTATTATGATCAGCTGAATGAAAAAGAACTGGATCAGGAATTTCAGTACCTGCGTTATATAAACACCCGGAAAGACCGCAAAGTATGGAAAGGCTTGTCCCTGTCAGAAAAACGCGAGTTCTTACCGTCTCTCTGGATGGAATATGATAAAAGTCCCGAGACACCGATCAATGAATTTAAACGCCAATATTTACAGCGTATTCAACAGGCAAATGCGCTGTTCGGCAACAACAACAAGGCAGGCTGGAAGACGGATCGGGGGCGTATACTGGTGATCTATGGGCGGCCCGATGATGTCGAACGCAACTCGATCGTAGGCATTGAACGCGAATATCACGTCTGGCACTATTATGACATTTTAGGCGGCGCTATCTTTGTGTTTGTTGACAAACGGGATCTGGGCAATCTTGAGCTTGTACATTCCACCGCCCCCAGGGAACTGCATGATCCGGACTGGCAACGCTGGATAACCAGATAGACTGAATTCCAAATACGCTCTCAGCCGGTTGCATTCTCTTTTACAAGTGCAGTTAGAGCCCGTTGTTCATGTAAAATCTGCGATTCAAGATCAAATTCACAGTCTTTGGCATCCGTATCCACTGCTGCAAACTCGATATCCACCCCCGTATCTGCATATTCACACTCGAATACG
This genomic window from candidate division KSB1 bacterium contains:
- a CDS encoding DUF2179 domain-containing protein; translation: MQETIFATDFGRWVLLPALIFLARVSDVSIGTIRIIFVSRGQKLLAPLLGFFEIMIWLLAIGQIMHNLSNFLCVFAYAAGFSTGNLVGIWIEKKLAVGKVLVRIITQKGANNLVESLREHGFGATHIPAEGSRGPVSVIYSIINRKDIYKIYKMINHFNPKSFYTIEDIRELNYGIFPERISLAPRLTFMNRIRSTRIFTKHKEK
- the smc gene encoding chromosome segregation protein SMC, whose amino-acid sequence is MKLVELNIVGFKSFAKKTHILMHDGITAIVGPNGCGKSNIVDAIRWVMGEQRTSALRSEKMDNVIFSGSASAKAVGMAEVSLRIENDDNRLPVDYSEVVITRRLFRSGESQYLINGNQCRLKDINDLFMDTGMTGQSYSVIELPQVDKILNGAPEERSRIFEEAAGITKFKQRRRLTLRKLDATEKDLNRVNDILAEVEKKVRSLQRQVTKARRYQELSEELKDQDIKLATHDYVNLIDELEPLETKRNHLVDEREEVMASLSNKEADFESCKTRLLELEQKLSHEQSTYNNYYKNIQKFEERVLVNKERIRSLEEMQKRYDDEREHLVEQLNSLEQDLDQANYETKRVKKDLDAAKEQYATLNTEYQSVRQDYDDKRAAFKDKEAEILYITEQISSKLNEGERLRATEESLSQRMQDIDAHVTRQKEQFHDISRSLSELRTAEAELTQRYEQTLEHHTQAERKANEARSAADGLRKTDLQDQNRIEVLENNAEMIRKVLENYQDYPSGVRYLATLKSDNFKSFGTVANALHVDSEHRTAISAALGEAAAYLIVNNINDATTGIGLLQQERKGVVSFLPLEAIPDGHSEHPHIEDLGVVDWADQVVRCQDRFRPILNMLLTPFLIVQDLETANRLYETAAGKKVNLVTLAGEVLGHWGLIRGGSHSKRQSDFVGRQEELEQIQNEMQEIKQASERRQQRIQELDASETETRQQAESLQEELKNLEQELSRKRVDLGRVEYEYKSIRESIETQTSEKQELFKRVTAVGKI
- a CDS encoding AAA family ATPase, which encodes MQNIEKETISASEKVHHIQVKVAEMSSEFNGSERQRDSVREQIQSTQKMIEQRDRENAQAFKEIEELNQVNKEYNERIGHMQEKLQEAKEKLEELEDEQYNVNVQTDEQEKEIREYRKQAEQQNQAIHEADLRLSELRMKRDSLTAQMQEEYEFKLTRQPKDPDFNIEQAREKTREIREHIKKMGPVNLLALKEYEAEKERFDFLSSQRDDLLKAKGDLAETINIINNTAKEKLEETFTDIQKNFTQVFQNFFHGGRANLVLREGEDPLDINVDIYAAPAGKKPASLQLLSGGEKSLTAVSLLFAIYLVKPSPFCIFDEVDAPLDDKNVQRFATALNELSDGTQFIIVTHNKLTMRSAKQLYGVTMEQEGVSKVVSVKFENAEQYVEQE
- a CDS encoding GWxTD domain-containing protein, with the protein product MLKHLLFSAFLTVFCTAGLAQDTTIVKESEFFLNLDWTRFRGNDSLTYFEFSGAVSRNLPTYQQENDRYSGEFIVDAAVFQHDSLIERKIWRNVDHVDSLSQVQSDKMLSFINHFFLSPGNYQLSLSVFDAVDSINTVSRSLSVPIIGFSDSLAMSDVQMASHIEQSRDKGPFVKNGFRVLPNTSRIYGLSLPILYTYAEIYNLSSPKEAKYNTYSVEYNIYDTDANRAKPPVRRVFQKPGHSAVAVNQITVTNLFSGTYLLNVKVVDHDLNDSLSVNRKFYVYRRDDFAKNSQPRQTSQKGSSFKASYYDQLNEKELDQEFQYLRYINTRKDRKVWKGLSLSEKREFLPSLWMEYDKSPETPINEFKRQYLQRIQQANALFGNNNKAGWKTDRGRILVIYGRPDDVERNSIVGIEREYHVWHYYDILGGAIFVFVDKRDLGNLELVHSTAPRELHDPDWQRWITR